The DNA sequence CTTGGCGCGCATATCCAAAATAAGGAATTACGGCAATAATAGACCGAGCGGACGAGCGCTTTAATGCATCAACAAAAATCAATAATTCCATGAGATAGGAATTTGGATGGTGTGCCATTGATTGCATAACGAACACATCCTTACCACGGACACTCTCTAAAACAGAGATGCCTATCTCTCCATCTGGAAAAGTCTTAATAAGAGTTTTTTCTAACTCAACTTCCAAGCTTTTTGCAATTTACTCTGCAAGCTCTCTATGAGAAGTTCCTGCAAAC is a window from the Candidatus Rhabdochlamydia porcellionis genome containing:
- a CDS encoding ribose-phosphate pyrophosphokinase-like domain-containing protein produces the protein MEVELEKTLIKTFPDGEIGISVLESVRGKDVFVMQSMAHHPNSYLMELLIFVDALKRSSARSIIAVIPYFGYARQDRRGVKENRLQQGLLQIFCRDLM